From the Ictalurus furcatus strain D&B chromosome 19, Billie_1.0, whole genome shotgun sequence genome, one window contains:
- the mapk12b gene encoding mitogen-activated protein kinase 12b, translated as MRKIYSYCIDASEVQRILNTPLWSCSLLRTRIWVSAGGREQMNPGERTQTKPHFDFSDNMSLCIRTGFYRQEINKTVWDVPERYRDLIQVGTGAYGTVCSAIDRKTGIRVAIKKLHRPFQSRLFAKRAYRELRLVKHMKHENVIGLLNVFTAELSLDRFHDFYLVMPFMGTDLGKLMKMEKFSEDRVQFLVYQMLRGLKYIHSAGIIHRDLKPGNLAVNQNCELKILDFGLARQADSEMTGYVVTRWYRAPEVILNWMHYSQTVDIWSVGCIMAEMLLGRPLFKGNDHLDQLREIMKITGTPAQDFIMKLQSQDAKNYIRSLPKVPKKDLHSIFFKYSSDVVSTMDKMLVLDPDKRVSASTALELPMFADFREPEEETEALPYDHSMDNADLPLEQWKRHTFTEILSFQPPLIELRDSKDTSL; from the exons ATGAGAAAGATTTATAGCTACTGTATAGATGCGAGTGAAGTGCAGAGGATATTAAACACCCCCCTGTGGTCCTGCAGTCTGCTGCGCACTCGTATTTGGGTGTCTGCGGGTGGTCGGGAGCAGATGAACCCAGGAGAAAGAACGCAGACAAAACCACACTTTGACTTTTCCGACAACATGTCACTCTGTATAAGGACCGGATTTTACCGCCAAGAGATCAACAAAACAGTTTGGGATGTACCGGAAAGATATCGAGATCTCATCCAAGTGGGCACCGGCGCGTACGGAACGGTTTG CTCTGCCATCGACAGGAAGACAGGCATACGCGTCGCTATCAAGAAACTCCATCGCCCCTTCCAGTCTCGACTCTTTGCCAAGCGCGCTTACAGAGAACTGCGACTAGTCAAACACATGAAGCATGAGAAT GTCATTGGACTGTTGAACGTCTTCACGGCTGAACTGTCGCTGGACAGGTTCcacgactt TTATTTAGTGATGCCTTTCATGGGCACTGACCTTGGGAAGCTTATGAAGATGGAAAAGTTCTCTGAAGACCGAGTGCAGTTTCTTGTGTATCAAATGCTCAGGGGGCTGAAG TATATTCATTCTGCTGGGATCATTCACCGA GATCTAAAACCAGGGAACTTGGCTGTTAATCAGAACTGTGAGCTGAAG ATTCTGGATTTTGGGCTGGCCAGGCAGGCAGACTCAGAGATGACGGGTTATGTGGTGACCAGGTGGTACAGGGCGCCTGAAGTCATCCTGAACTGGATGCACTACTCACAGACAG TTGACATCTGGTCAGTTGGTTGTATCATGGCAGAGATGCTTCTTGGAAGGCCACTCTTCAAAGGAAATGACC ATTTGGACCAGTTGAGAGAAATTATGAAAATCACAGGGACACCAGCACAGGACTTTATCATGAAACTCCAAAGTCAGGAT GCCAAAAACTACATCAGAAGTTTGCCTAAAGTGCCGAAGAAAGACTTGCACTctattttctttaaatacagCTCGGATG TGGTAAGTACCATGGACAAGATGCTTGTGTTGGACCCTGACAAGCGTGTGAGTGCCTCGACGGCTCTGGAGCTTCCCATGTTTGCAGACTTTCGGGAGCCTGAAGAAGAGACAGAGGCTTTGCCCTACGACCACTCCATGGACAACGCTGACCTGCCTCTCGAGCAGTGGAAAC GTCACACTTTTACAGAGATCCTGTCCTTCCAGCCACCGCTCATAGAGCTCCGAGACTCCAAAGACACTTCTCTCTGA